One Lucilia cuprina isolate Lc7/37 chromosome 4, ASM2204524v1, whole genome shotgun sequence DNA segment encodes these proteins:
- the LOC111676056 gene encoding ADP-ribosylation factor-like protein 8, whose protein sequence is MLALINRILDWFKSIFWKEEMELTLVGLQYSGKTTFVNVIASGQFTEDMIPTVGFNMRRITKGNVTIKVWDIGGQPRFRSMWERYCRGVNAIVYMVDAADKDKMEASRNELHSLLDKPQLAGIPVLVLGNKRDLPGALDETGLIERMNLSSIQDREICCYSISCKEKDNIDITLQWLIAHSKSQSR, encoded by the exons ATGCTCGCCTTAATAAACAGAATATTGGATTGGTTCAAAAGTATCTTTTGGAAAGAAGAAATGGAATTGACGCTGGTTGGACTGCAGTATTCGGGAAAGACGACATTTGTTAATGTTATAGCT TCTGGCCAATTTACTGAAGACATGATACCAACAGTTGGTTTCAATATGCGTCGCATAACGAAAGGTAATGTAACAATTAAAGTTTGGGACATTGGCGGTCAACCACGTTTCAGATCAATGTGGGAACGATATTGTCGTGGTGTAAATGCAATTGT ttaCATGGTCGATGCTGCTGATAAAGATAAAATGGAAGCATCACGCAATGAATTACATTCACTATTAGATAAACCACAATTAGCTGGTATACCTGTTTTAGTATTGGGTAATAAACGTGATCTTCCAGGTGCTTTAGATGAAACCGGCCTAATCGAAAGAAT gAATTTATCTAGTATACAGGACAGAGAAATATGCTGTTATAGTATTTCGTGTAAAGAAAAAGACAACATCGACATAACTCTACAATGGCTAATTGCACATTCAAAAAGTCAAAGtcgttag
- the LOC111676051 gene encoding F-box only protein 11, giving the protein MPSASFTSSRSYVRRSRRKGANRIALPNRPTGNIMDPMLQNTASTSASQLNANLMQNHSAMSTTAASTSAIASAAAVASSAANANAGTSTSSPSATSSSSSSSAACSSSNVGVLLSLKQQQSLASSSSSADMYDASGPSCSKSQSGASCSHASSSSSSNTALAQLGSGSANTSTCNQMSSFNNPSSPEYVGMHINDNEPGTSSGAFSSSSLMGSSGNSAASTSPLNTSSTSSTCVHQPPYDLRSKLPANSNHDQWSTSVLSSNSSSSNPSSSSSTASANNNNNTSCSMSISTGVIVGPSSGSNLNNNLPSGSSSSSSSNNQTAAVIHAPCTNASFPVNNAHTTGAPLTHPPTVHSSIPQQHCSALPIGGSDTNSFMLPARKRSRRLYAISVDTALMSPPSMSNSYNGPSAAQYLQYELPDEVLLVIFSYLLEQDLCRLAQVCKRFNTIANDTELWRRLYQSVFEYDLPLFNPEISKFIFEKPEDSEYANAWKESFRQLYRGVHVRPGYQNKKYPGRSIVFFDTIQAALDYPEERAASVGAASTSSAVINAGLSNPSAGGASVNALSNMYEDAVPPLDHPGPLIFLHAGHYKGEYLFIDSDVALIGAAPGNVAEAVVLEREAGSTVMFVEGAKYAYVGYLTLKFSPDVTSTVSHHKHYCLDIGENCSPTVDNCIIRSSSVVGAAVCVGGVNANPIIRNCDISDCENVGLYVTDYAQGTYEHNEISRNALAGIWVKNFASPIMRENHIHHGRDVGIFTFENGMGYFEKNDIHNNRIAGFEVKAGANPTVVKCEIHHGQTGGIYVHENGLGQFIENRIHSNNFAGVWITSNSNPTIRKNEIYNGHQGGVYIFGEGRGLIEHNNIYGNALAGIQIRTNSDPIVRHNKIHHGQHGGIYVHEKGQGLIEENEVYSNTLAGVWITTGSTPVLRRNRIHSGKQVGVYFYDNGHGKLEDNDIFNHLYSGVQIRTGSNPVIRGNKIWGGQNGGVLVYNGGLGLLEQNEIFDNAMAGVWIKTDSNPTLKRNKIYDGRDGGICIFNGGKGILEENDIFRNTQAGVLISTQSHPILRRNRIYDGQAAGVEITNNATATLEYNQIFKNKFGGLCLASGVQPITRGNQIFNNEDEVEKAVSGGQCLYKISSYTSFPMHDFYRCQTCNTTDRNAICVNCIKNCHAGHDVEFIRHDRFFCDCGAGTLSNQCQLQGEPTQDTDTLYDSAAPMESHTLMVN; this is encoded by the exons ATGCCTAGTGCCTCTTTTACATCATCGCGCTCCTATGTGCGACGTTCCAGACGAAAGGGTGCCAATCGTATTGCATTACCAAATCGCCCAACTG gaaaCATTATGGATCCCATGCTCCAGAATACGGCTTCAACATCAGCATCACAATTGAATgcaaatttaatgcaaaatcaCTCTGCCATGTCCACAACAGCTGCATCGACATCTGCCATAGCTTCCGCCGCTGCTGTAGCCTCATCGGCAGCCAATGCAAATGCAGGGACTTCAACATCTTCGCCCTCAGCAACTTcctcgtcgtcatcatcatcagcggCATGTTCGTCTAGTAATGTAGGCGTTTTGTTATCCCTTAAACAACAACAGTCTTTAGCATCATCGTCCTCCTCAGCCGATATGTATGATGCATCTGGGCCATCCTGTTCAAAATCACAGTCAGGAGCTTCATGTTCACATGCTTCGTCATCGTCATCCTCAAATACAGCTTTGGCTCAATTGGGTTCGGGGTCAGCGAATACCTCAACGTGTAATCAAATGTCGTCATTTAACAATCCCTCATCTCCTGAATATGTGGGAATGCATATAAATGATAACGAACCAGGAACTTCCAGTGGCG CATTTTCTTCCTCCTCTCTAATGGGCAGCAGTGGAAATTCGGCTGCCTCCACATCACCATTAAatacatcatcaacatcatcgaCTTGTGTACATCAACCGCCATACGATTTACGAAGTAAATTGCCTGCCAATAGTAATCACGATCAATGGTCGACATCAGTATTGTCTTCAAACTCATCATCCTCAAACCCCTCCTCTTCCTCCTCTACCGCATCggccaataacaacaacaacacatcaTGCTCCATGAGCATTTCCACAGGAGTTATTGTTGGCCCTTCGTCTGgctcaaatttaaataataatttacctTCGGGTTCATCGTCATCCTCGTCATCTAATAATCAGACAGCAGCTGTAATACATGCACCCTGCACTAATGCATCATTTCCAGTGAATAATGCTCACACAACCGGAGCTCCACTAACACACCCGCCAACCGTACACAGTTCCATACCACAACAGCATTGCAGTGCACTACCCATAGGTGGCTCTGATACAAATAGTTTTATGTTGCCGGCCCGCAAAAGATCCAGACGTCTGTATGCGATTAGCGTAGATACGGCGCTTATGTCACCTCCCAGTATGTCCAACTCTTACAATGGTCCCTCTGCGGCTCAATATTTGCAATACGAGCTACCCGATGAGGTTTTATTGGTCATATTTTCCTATCTATTGGAACAGGATCTTTGTCGTTTGGCTCAAGTCTGCAAACGTTTTAATACAATTGCCAACGACACTGAACTGTGGAGACGTTTATATCAATCAGTCTTTGAATATGATTTACCCCTCTTTAATCCCGAAATTTCCAAATTTATCTTTGAGAAACCTGAAGATTCCGAGTATGCCAACGCTTGGAAGGAAAGTTTCCGCCAATTGTATCGTGGTGTTCATGTAAGGCCTGGTTATCAGAATAAAAAATATCCCGGACGTTCCATAGTATTCTTTGACACCATACAAGCCGCTTTAGATTATCCCGAGGAGAGAGCTGCTTCTGTAGGTGCAGCCTCTACTTCAAGTGCTGTGATCAACGCGGGTCTTTCGAATCCTTCAGCCGGTGGAGCTAGTGTCAATGCTTTGTCCAACATGTACGAAGACGCTGTTCCGCCGCTCGATCATCCGGGTCCTTTGATATTTTTACATGCTGGTCATTACAAAGGAGAATATCTATTTATTGACTCGGATGTGGCGCTAATCGGTGCAGCTCCTGGTAATGTTGCCGAGGCAGTGGTGCTAGAACGTGAAGCCGGCTCCACCGTCATGTTTGTAGAGGGTGCCAAATACGCGTATGTTGGCTACTTGACGCTCAAATTCTCTCCTGATGTCACATCCACTGTGTCGCATCACAAACACTACTGCCTAGATATTGGTGAAAATTGTTCACCCACTGTGGATAATTGTATTATACGCAGTTCATCGGTGGTGGGTGCTGCAGTGTGTGTGGGTGGCGTTAATGCTAATCCCATTATACGCAATTGCGACATTAGTGATTGTGAGAATGTGGGTCTCTATGTGACGGACTATGCTCAGGGCACCTATGAACACAACGAAATTAGTCGTAATGCCTTGGCCGGCATCTGGGTGAAAAATTTCGCTAGTCCTATTATGCGTGAGAATCATATACACCACGGCAGAGATGTGGGAATATTTACATTTGAAAATGGAATG GGTTACTTTGAAAAGAATGATATACACAATAATCGTATTGCTGGTTTTGAGGTAAAAGCCGGTGCTAATCCCACAGTGGTGAAATGTGAAATACATCATGGCCAGACGGGAGGCATTTATGTGCATGAAAATGGTTTGGGACAATTTATCGAAAATCGCATACACTCCAATAATTTTGCTG GTGTTTGGATAACCTCGAATAGCAATCCTACCATACGCAAGAATGAAATCTATAATGGTCATCAGGGTGGGGTTTATATCTTTGGCGAGGGACGTGGTCTCATCGAACACAATAATATTTACGGCAATGCTTTGGCGGGCATACAAATACGCACAAATAGTGATCCCATTGTAAGACACAATAAAATCCATCATGGTCAGCATGGTGGCATTTATGTGCATGAAAAGGGCCAGGGTTTAATTGAAGAAAACGAAGTGTATTCCAACACATTAGCAGGTGTATGGATAACAACGGGCAGTACCCCAGTATTAAGAAGAAATCGTATACATTCTGGCAAACAA gttGGCGTGTATTTCTATGACAATGGCCATGGCAAACTCGAGGACAATGACATTTTCAATCATTTATATTCCGGTGTACAGATACGTACTGGCAGTAATCCCGTCATAAGGGGCAATAAAATTTGGGGTGGTCAAAATGGCGGTGTACTAGTTTACAACGGCGGTCTGGGTTTATTGGAACAAAATGAAATCTTCGATAATGCCATGGCCGGCGTTTGGATTAAGACTGATTCAAATCCCACTTTAAAGCGTAACAAAATCTATGATGGTCGTGATGGTGGCATTTGTATTTTTAACGGTGGCAAAGGCATCCTAGAAGAGAACGATATATTTCGCAATACCCAGGCAGGTGTTTTAATATCAACACAATCTCATCCCATTTTGCGACGCAATCGTATTTACGATGGCCAAGCGGCTGGTGTTGAAATCACTAACAATGCCACCGCCACATTGGAGTACaatcaaatatttaagaataaatttgGTGGTTTATGCTTGGCCAGCGGTGTTCAGCCCATAACGAGGGGCAATCAAATATTCAACAACGAAGATGAGGTGGAGAAAGCCGTTTCGGGCGGTCAATGCCTCTATAAAATAAGCAGTTACACATCATTTCCCATGCACGATTTCTATCGATGTCAGACGTGTAACACAACCGATCGTAATGCGATTTGcgttaattgtattaaaaactgTCATGCAGGTCATGATGTCGAATTTATAAGACATGATCG tttctTCTGTGATTGTGGTGCCGGCACCTTATCAAATCAGTGTCAACTACAGGGTGAGCCTACTCAAGATACTGATACCCTCTATGATTCAGCAGCTCCTATGGAATCTCATACACTTATGGTAAATTAA
- the LOC111676052 gene encoding ATP-dependent RNA helicase dbp2, which yields MSDWEEDDNCSSAVQTHYEQDLNRSGGGRRSPPSDGHWGQGRRNDNFDKRRDRGRDGGGRNNAGRNYDFKESIEVRNDCIGMIIGRGGSNIQRLQTDFNVRVDLDKGRGTVTVSGNNDGDVQSALCNIKEQMEKSDNRGGGSGGGSRSYGGNSEGDSYGRDRGSSSYKSDSYGRGGGGGSYRQPDNDFYSGGGGGGTTYEDDSNVDSSGIIDWKSLNEKAEVARKKRWALCPPLTKNFYQEAPEVAALSNDEVQRIRLENNRTTVARVFKTEDNVCDKIPNPVWKFEQCFAAYPDLLAEIRKQDFQKPSPIQAQAWPILLKGEDLIGIAQTGTGKTLAFLLPAMIHTEYQSLPRSERGGPNVLIMAPTRELALQIEKEVNKYQFRGMKAVCVYGGGNRRDQIGCVESGAEIIICTPGRLNDLIQAKVIDVATITYLVLDEADRMLDMGFEPQIRKILLDIRPDRQTVMTSATWPAGVRRLAQSYMNNPIQVCVGSLDLAATHTVEQIIEIMEEEDKFYTAKRFIKNMKPDDKIIIFCGKKVRADDLSSDLTLDGYMCQCIHGSREQSDREQAIADITSGEVRILIATDVASRGLDIEDITHVINFDFPRNIEEYVHRVGRTGRAGRTGTSISYITRSDWGMAPELISILEEANQHVPEELRDMAQRFAKMKERKNEEMSKFNNLRGPRSGGGGGYGGRSGGRGGGGGGRRDRY from the exons ATGTCTGACTGGGAAGAGGATGACAACTGTAGTAGTGCAGTGCAAACACATTATGAACAAGATTTAAATCGTAGTGGTGGAGGACGTAGGAGCCCGCCATCAGATGGCCATTGGGGTCAAGGTAGAAGAAATGATAATTTTGATAAACGTAGAGATCGTGGTCGTGATGGCGGTGGAAGAAATAATGCTGGACGCaattatgattttaaagaaAGCATTGAGGTACGTAATGACTGTATTGGCATGATCATTGGTAGAGGTGGCTCGAATATTCAGCGTTTGCAAACAGACTTCAATGTACGGGTAGATCTGGATAAGGGCAGAGGAACTGTAACGGTGTCTGGTAACAATGATGGTGATGTACAAAGTGCTTTGTGTAATATTAAGGAGCAAATGGAAAAATCTGATAATCGTGGTGGTGGTAGTGGTGGAGGCAGTAGAAGTTATGGTGGTAATAGTGAGGGTGATAGCTATGGTCGCGATAGGGGAAGCTCCTCTTATAAAAGTGATTCCTATGGTAGAGGTGGTGGCGGCGGTAGTTATCGCCAACCCGACAATGATTTCTACAGTGGCGGAGGTGGCGGTGGAACCACCTACGAAGACGATAGCAATGTTGATAGTAGTGGCATTATAGACTGGAAGTCTTTAAATGAAAAAGCTGAAGTTGCTAGGAAAAAACGTTGGGCTCTGTGCCCTCCTCTAACCAAGAATTTCTATCAAGAAGCACCCGAAGTGGCTGCCTTATCCAACGATGAGGTTCAACGCATACGTTTGGAGAATAATAGGACCACTGTGGCTAGAGTTTTCAAGACTGAGGATAATGTTTGTGATAAGATACCCAATCCAGTGTGGAAGTTTGAACAATGTTTTGCAGCATATCCAGATCTATTGGCTGAAATTCGTAAACAAGATTTTCAAAAGCCTTCTCCCATACAGGCGCAAGCTTGGCCTATACTTTTGAAAGGTGAGGATCTGATTGGCATTGCTCAGACGGGTACGGGCAAAACGTTAGCTTTTCTCTTGCCTGCCATGATACATACAGAATATCAAAGTTTACCTAGATCAGAGCGGGGAGGACCGAATGTTTTAATAATGGCTCCTACACGAGAGTTGGCATTGCAGATTGAAAAAGAGGTCAATAAGTATCAATTTAGAGGCATGAAAGC cGTTTGTGTTTATGGTGGTGGCAATCGCCGTGATCAAATTGGTTGCGTTGAAAGTGGCGCTGAGATCATTATATGTACACCGGGACGGCTTAATGATCTTATACAGGCTAAAGTTATTGATGTGGCCACCATTACCTATTTGGTATTAGATGAAGCCGATCGTATGTTGGATATGGGTTTTGAACCACAAATTCGTAAGATATTATTAGATATACGTCCGGATCGTCAAACGGTTATGACAAGTGCTACCTGGCCGGCAGGTGTGAGACGTTTAGCTCAGAGCTACATGAACAATCCCATACAAGTGTGTGTGGGTTCATTGGATTTGGCTGCCACTCATACAGTGGAACAGATTATAGAAATAATGGAGGAAGAAGATAAATTCTATACT gctaaaagatttatcaaaaatatgaaACCAGATGATAAAATTATAATCTTTTGTGGCAAAAAAGTTAGAGCTGACGATTTGTCAAGTGATCTGACTTTAGACGGTTACATGTGTCAATGTATTCATGGTTCTCGTGAACAG TCTGATCGTGAACAAGCAATTGCCGATATTACTTCCGGAGAAGTAAGGATACTCATAGCTACCGATGTAGCTTCACGAGGTCTTGATATCGAGGATATAAC tcACGTTATAAATTTTGACTTTCCACGTAATATTGAAGAGTATGTACATCGTGTGGGACGTACCGGACGTGCTGGTCGCACTGGTACTTCCATTAGTTATATAACACGTTCCGATTGGGGTATGGCTCCGGAGCTCATATCTATACTTGAAGAGGCTAATCAGCATGTGCCGGAGGAGTTGCGTGATATGGCTCAACGTTTTGCCAAAATGAAGGAGAGGAAAAATgaagaaatgtccaaatttaataatttaagagGTCCACGCAGTGGTGGTGGTGGAGGCTATGGTGGACGAAGTGGCGGTCGTGGTGGAGGTGGAGGAGGCCGTCGTGATCGTTACTAA